One window of Robiginitalea biformata HTCC2501 genomic DNA carries:
- a CDS encoding glycosyltransferase family 2 protein: MNSEVFDILLDYINIVFLLFTVVLFTLFTIMGYLSTRNSIHYRHKNSIGDISRTMASPLAPSITIIAPAYNEGLTIVENIRSLLSLRYVNYEVMVVNDGSKDDTLEKMVAAYDLERVPMDIDPEWPCKPIRGVYKSRQRSFEKLTVIDKENGGKSDALNTGMRLSESKYIGCIDVDCLLLPDALLHVVKAFYEHTSKRVIAVGGVIRVANSCKIDGGTLEEIRLPKNWLARFQLLEYTRSFLLGRMAWGRIDSLLIISGAFGFFDRQIALEAGGYDTGTVGEDMEIVFRMRRLMHDNDTPYTVAYIPDPLCWTEVPEDLGIFINQRDRWSRGNLETLYRHRDMFFNPKYGRLGMLSYPYWLFYEWLAPILEFTGFFSILAFAYLGILNWEFFVAITATVYAFAAMFSFYAVLWDVWSYNQYTRTRDILTLLFCALVEPVVFHPVVVWSSIRGNFKKLFKINSGWGSQVRKGFAKA, encoded by the coding sequence ATGAATAGCGAAGTATTCGACATATTGCTGGACTATATCAACATCGTCTTCCTGTTGTTCACGGTGGTCCTGTTTACCCTTTTTACCATCATGGGGTACTTGTCCACCAGGAATTCCATCCACTACAGGCATAAGAACAGTATTGGCGATATCTCCCGGACCATGGCCTCCCCGCTGGCGCCGAGTATCACGATTATTGCCCCAGCATACAACGAAGGGTTGACCATTGTGGAAAACATCCGCTCCTTGCTGTCCCTACGCTATGTAAACTACGAGGTTATGGTAGTAAACGACGGCAGCAAGGATGATACCCTTGAGAAAATGGTGGCTGCCTATGACCTGGAACGGGTCCCGATGGACATTGACCCGGAGTGGCCCTGTAAACCCATCCGGGGGGTGTATAAATCCCGGCAACGGTCCTTTGAGAAATTGACCGTCATCGATAAGGAAAACGGGGGCAAATCCGATGCGCTCAATACCGGGATGCGACTTTCGGAAAGCAAATACATCGGTTGTATCGATGTGGACTGCCTGCTGCTCCCGGACGCGCTCCTGCACGTGGTGAAGGCGTTTTACGAACACACCAGCAAACGAGTTATCGCCGTTGGCGGGGTTATACGGGTAGCCAATTCCTGTAAGATCGACGGGGGTACCCTCGAGGAGATCCGCCTGCCGAAGAATTGGCTGGCCCGCTTCCAACTCCTGGAATACACCCGTTCATTCCTGCTCGGCAGGATGGCCTGGGGCCGGATAGACAGCCTGTTAATTATTTCCGGGGCATTCGGGTTTTTTGACCGGCAGATTGCACTGGAAGCGGGGGGCTACGACACGGGCACGGTAGGGGAGGACATGGAGATCGTGTTCCGGATGCGACGCCTGATGCACGACAACGACACCCCATATACAGTTGCCTATATACCCGATCCGCTCTGCTGGACCGAGGTGCCGGAAGACCTGGGGATCTTCATTAACCAGCGCGACCGGTGGTCCCGCGGGAACCTGGAGACGCTCTATCGGCACCGGGATATGTTCTTTAACCCGAAATACGGCAGGCTGGGCATGCTGAGCTATCCGTACTGGTTGTTTTACGAATGGCTGGCACCCATCCTGGAGTTCACCGGTTTCTTTTCCATTTTGGCCTTCGCCTACCTGGGAATCTTGAACTGGGAATTTTTTGTGGCGATTACGGCAACGGTTTACGCCTTTGCGGCCATGTTTTCATTCTATGCGGTCCTCTGGGACGTATGGTCTTACAACCAATACACCCGGACGCGCGATATTCTCACGCTCCTGTTCTGTGCCCTGGTGGAACCGGTGGTATTCCACCCGGTGGTGGTATGGTCCTCCATTCGCGGAAATTTTAAGAAACTATTCAAGATCAATTCCGGCTGGGGCTCCCAGGTCCGGAAAGGATTTGCAAAAGCATGA
- a CDS encoding dipeptidase — MKILRFIPFFLLILACGESEKPAETSLEEKARAIHDAVITIDTHDDINVRNFTDSINYTQRLESQINLPKMEEGGLDVAWFIVYTGQDTLTTEGYAAAAENAMSKFEAIHRLCEEIAPDQIGLATTAGEVREIHESGRKVAMIGVENAYPMGTDLGNFERYYEMGARYVSLSHNGHSQFSDSNTGEADGVWLHNGLSDLGKEAVKEMNRLGIMIDISHPSKAASLQMLELSKAPLIASHSSARALCDHSRNLDDEQLRKLQENGGVVQTVAFASYLDADKSAARTEYLRGLQRQVADSLGLEWYDRSQFRKLTEEQRNAFFGYYSRVRNLADSIAATQPDAPPAVNVSDFVDHIDYMVDLIGIDHVGISSDFDGGGGIEGWSDASETFNVTLELVKRGYTEEEIRKLWGGNLLRVMEEVRAVAENWDQED, encoded by the coding sequence ATGAAGATTTTACGTTTTATCCCCTTCTTCCTGTTGATCCTTGCCTGCGGCGAATCCGAAAAGCCGGCCGAAACCTCCCTGGAGGAAAAAGCCCGTGCCATACACGATGCGGTCATCACCATCGATACCCACGACGATATCAATGTCCGTAATTTCACCGACAGCATCAATTACACGCAGCGCCTCGAAAGCCAGATAAACCTGCCGAAAATGGAAGAGGGCGGCCTGGATGTGGCCTGGTTCATTGTCTATACCGGACAGGATACCCTGACAACGGAGGGTTATGCCGCAGCGGCTGAAAATGCGATGTCAAAATTCGAGGCCATCCACCGGCTCTGCGAAGAGATCGCCCCGGACCAAATCGGGTTGGCCACAACGGCCGGGGAGGTTCGTGAAATTCACGAATCGGGTCGGAAAGTTGCCATGATCGGGGTTGAGAACGCCTACCCCATGGGTACGGATCTGGGCAATTTTGAACGCTACTACGAGATGGGGGCCCGGTATGTTTCCCTCTCCCACAACGGCCACAGCCAATTCTCGGATTCAAATACCGGGGAAGCCGACGGAGTTTGGCTCCACAATGGTTTAAGCGACCTGGGCAAAGAGGCTGTAAAAGAGATGAATAGACTTGGGATTATGATTGATATTTCCCATCCCTCCAAAGCGGCCTCCCTGCAGATGCTTGAATTGTCAAAGGCCCCGCTGATCGCCTCGCATTCTTCGGCCAGGGCGCTTTGCGACCACAGCCGGAACCTGGATGACGAGCAACTCAGAAAATTGCAGGAAAATGGCGGGGTGGTGCAGACCGTGGCTTTTGCTAGCTATCTGGATGCCGATAAGAGCGCGGCGCGAACAGAATACCTCAGGGGCCTGCAACGGCAGGTAGCGGATTCCCTGGGCCTCGAATGGTACGACCGCTCCCAGTTCCGCAAACTGACAGAGGAGCAGCGCAATGCCTTTTTCGGCTATTATTCCCGTGTGCGCAACCTGGCCGACAGCATTGCCGCCACCCAACCGGATGCTCCGCCAGCCGTGAATGTATCGGATTTTGTGGATCACATCGACTATATGGTAGACCTGATCGGGATTGACCATGTGGGGATCAGTTCGGATTTTGACGGGGGCGGCGGGATCGAAGGCTGGTCGGATGCCTCCGAAACCTTCAATGTTACCCTCGAACTCGTAAAGCGGGGGTATACCGAGGAAGAAATTCGCAAACTCTGGGGGGGCAATTTGCTACGGGTCATGGAAGAAGTCCGGGCCGTAGCGGAAAACTGGGATCAGGAAGACTGA
- a CDS encoding HEAT repeat domain-containing protein has product MLEAPEIHTDLLWDLGLLFGGLGFLYFLLIFWLRNRNTRRERSNLEKKRELAPMISNFLFFEQENDTELRETYIRMKLEIREMLKTPKNRRVLTEVLMDLRLDVSGDARDRLFRLYQDLGLDQDAYQMLNSWRWERVSRGIRQLTEMRVTQAYGFIRKFINDRRGVIRKQAELATVTLRKEGMAYFLDTTRYGISEWQQLKLLEILQHREDYQPPRFGDWLVSENKHVVLFSLRLIRHFRQNEAEAAILQLLRHRDQSVKVAAIECIREFHFESARAPLKALFKKSGEAVKLSILNTLETIGNPGDCDFLQQQAQSDTNFIVRSKARSVLNRLVPDSVLPQANLEAPVEEMVAPTPQPETTSRADELEVRDEQVVGDEDGNFYELEVAGAEEITIDVEETHEEEITDEDLALFDICLLQELDAILNEYISESPAENPVPEFLPMVTESAPPAPRDIQPFRNLPVTAEILEEAPEEPAPGNRDDFRQPAFELDGEPDAAPDNLEYFQAAPREGDPGDTFSIVREFYNHCDAESKLILLAAIPEVGEEKELAYLNSLADDPEPEVRKAVREAIRQLTEKLGDASPRTGRKADCDHQPPAATEAEEPGETGAKPTRYGGQFIDFTPDFEAIRPQKPGPDNRVATKPTADRPGINPTDE; this is encoded by the coding sequence TTGCTGGAAGCCCCTGAAATCCATACGGATTTACTCTGGGACCTCGGTTTGCTTTTCGGCGGGCTGGGGTTTCTGTATTTTTTGCTGATTTTCTGGCTGCGCAACCGGAATACCCGCCGGGAACGATCCAATCTGGAGAAAAAACGCGAACTGGCCCCAATGATCAGCAACTTCCTGTTTTTTGAACAGGAAAACGACACGGAGCTTCGGGAAACGTATATCCGGATGAAACTGGAAATACGGGAGATGCTCAAAACCCCGAAAAACCGCCGGGTGCTCACGGAAGTCCTGATGGACTTGCGGTTGGATGTCTCCGGAGATGCCCGCGACCGGCTGTTCCGGCTCTACCAGGACCTGGGCCTGGACCAGGATGCCTACCAAATGCTCAATAGCTGGCGATGGGAGCGCGTTTCCCGGGGGATACGCCAACTCACGGAAATGCGGGTGACCCAGGCGTACGGCTTTATCAGGAAGTTTATCAACGACCGGAGGGGGGTAATCCGCAAACAGGCCGAGTTGGCCACCGTCACGCTCCGGAAAGAGGGAATGGCCTATTTCCTGGATACCACCCGGTACGGCATTTCGGAATGGCAGCAACTCAAGTTGCTGGAGATCCTTCAGCATCGGGAGGACTACCAACCGCCGCGATTTGGCGACTGGCTCGTATCCGAAAACAAGCACGTGGTGTTGTTTTCCCTGCGATTGATCCGGCATTTTCGTCAGAACGAGGCGGAAGCCGCCATCCTGCAATTGCTTCGGCACCGCGACCAGAGCGTAAAGGTCGCGGCTATTGAATGCATCCGGGAGTTTCATTTCGAGTCGGCCCGCGCCCCCCTGAAGGCCTTGTTCAAAAAGTCCGGGGAGGCCGTGAAGTTGTCCATATTAAACACCCTGGAAACCATTGGCAACCCCGGGGATTGCGACTTCCTGCAGCAGCAGGCCCAATCGGATACCAATTTCATCGTGCGTTCCAAAGCCCGCAGTGTCCTGAACCGACTGGTGCCCGATTCGGTACTTCCCCAGGCCAATCTGGAAGCGCCTGTGGAAGAAATGGTTGCGCCCACCCCGCAGCCGGAAACGACCTCCCGGGCTGACGAACTGGAAGTGCGCGATGAACAGGTGGTTGGTGATGAGGACGGAAATTTTTACGAATTGGAAGTTGCCGGGGCGGAGGAAATCACTATTGACGTCGAGGAGACACACGAAGAGGAAATCACGGATGAGGATCTGGCGCTGTTCGATATCTGCCTGTTGCAGGAATTGGATGCCATCCTCAACGAATACATCTCGGAGTCCCCGGCGGAAAATCCCGTACCTGAATTTTTGCCCATGGTAACCGAATCAGCCCCGCCGGCACCCCGGGACATTCAACCCTTCCGAAACCTGCCCGTAACGGCCGAAATCCTCGAGGAGGCCCCGGAAGAACCGGCTCCAGGCAATCGGGATGACTTCCGACAGCCCGCGTTTGAACTGGACGGAGAGCCGGATGCTGCCCCGGACAACCTGGAGTATTTCCAGGCGGCCCCGCGGGAGGGAGACCCTGGGGATACATTTTCTATCGTCCGGGAATTCTACAACCATTGCGATGCGGAATCCAAGCTGATCCTGCTTGCCGCCATTCCCGAAGTGGGAGAAGAAAAGGAGCTGGCGTATTTAAACTCCCTGGCCGATGACCCGGAACCCGAAGTCCGGAAAGCCGTCCGGGAAGCCATCCGGCAGTTGACTGAAAAATTAGGGGATGCTTCTCCACGGACTGGCCGGAAGGCCGATTGCGACCATCAGCCCCCTGCCGCAACAGAGGCGGAGGAACCGGGGGAGACCGGCGCCAAACCCACGCGATATGGCGGTCAATTTATCGACTTTACGCCGGACTTTGAGGCCATCAGGCCGCAAAAACCTGGCCCGGATAACCGGGTGGCAACCAAACCAACCGCGGATAGACCCGGGATAAACCCTACGGATGAATAG
- a CDS encoding acyl-CoA thioesterase, which yields MRFHTRKWVKPGDLNANGTLFGGRLLSWIDEEAILYSIIQLENKKVVTKFMSEINFMCTAESGDIVEIGIEVVKFGQSSLTLRCEARNKMNHETIVTVDQLIVVNLDENGKPLPHGKTKVEYVKDRLAREHQSS from the coding sequence ATGCGATTCCATACGAGAAAATGGGTGAAACCCGGTGATTTAAATGCCAACGGCACGTTGTTCGGGGGGCGCTTGCTTTCCTGGATCGACGAAGAGGCCATCCTTTACAGCATTATCCAGCTGGAAAACAAGAAAGTCGTCACCAAATTCATGTCCGAGATCAACTTCATGTGTACGGCCGAATCCGGTGACATCGTCGAAATAGGCATCGAGGTGGTCAAATTCGGGCAATCCTCCCTGACCCTGCGTTGCGAGGCCAGGAACAAGATGAACCACGAGACGATTGTGACGGTCGACCAGTTAATAGTCGTCAATCTGGACGAAAACGGGAAGCCCCTCCCTCACGGCAAAACCAAGGTGGAATACGTCAAGGATCGCCTGGCCCGGGAGCATCAGTCTTCCTGA
- a CDS encoding ATP-binding protein, with protein MPTSSQGLLQQIAELRSAIDGFSFDQMSIGEAKTLKSRFEAFCRQLEDKIWDPGAGEEASAELPEASRDSQMLIATVSHEIRTPLSGIIGFTDLLSESPLGEREAEYVGAIRSAAHGLLEIVNELREFSTIESGTWKATSIPFNPKQVLGEVGYLCKTLIVRDNVAFRTEIARDLPDLLLGDPSKLSQILMNLLGNAIKFTASGHITLRMRCEWRKRTCTLHGEVEDTGPGIQPSDLGLIFNPFHQGGQTGETQGIGTGLGLSIVKKIIERQGGAIWAESEPGSGSRFSFRLPYTLGTTSPEPGTLQEPESPDEKRLEGKRILVFEDNPLNMKLLETRLKSWGCHVYRAEQAAYGMALLQKNPVDLILMDLHLPQANGFELSRQIRNHSEPGLQNIPIIAVTADFTARDEERRKASGIDDVLLKPYVPAELFGRLEFYLQNGRVVPNEAHSRPEKLGKIDVQALWAECSGDMDVLEQLIGLLKNNLLEFIGKIRLHLPTADYAQITAAAHKVKSGLRMVRAGYWLEHVEAIHQLSKEETGLGEIGQRFDELAEDFPRLEAQLEREVEKLKKDQGHG; from the coding sequence ATGCCCACAAGTTCTCAAGGCCTCCTGCAGCAAATAGCCGAATTGCGATCTGCCATTGATGGTTTTTCTTTTGACCAGATGAGCATCGGGGAAGCCAAAACCCTCAAAAGTCGTTTTGAAGCATTTTGCAGGCAATTGGAAGACAAAATCTGGGATCCGGGGGCCGGGGAGGAGGCGTCAGCCGAATTGCCCGAGGCCTCCAGGGACTCCCAAATGCTGATTGCAACCGTCAGCCATGAAATCCGTACGCCCCTTAGCGGGATCATCGGATTTACCGACCTGCTTTCCGAAAGCCCGCTGGGGGAACGGGAAGCGGAATACGTCGGCGCTATCCGGTCGGCAGCCCACGGATTGCTGGAAATCGTCAATGAACTCAGGGAATTTTCAACTATCGAATCGGGTACCTGGAAAGCGACCAGCATTCCGTTTAACCCGAAGCAGGTGCTCGGGGAGGTGGGGTACCTCTGCAAAACCCTGATAGTGCGCGACAATGTGGCCTTTCGAACGGAAATTGCCCGGGACCTGCCCGACCTGTTGCTGGGGGATCCTTCCAAATTGTCGCAGATACTGATGAATCTACTCGGAAATGCCATCAAATTTACGGCCTCCGGTCACATCACCCTGCGGATGCGCTGCGAATGGCGCAAACGGACCTGTACGCTCCACGGGGAAGTCGAAGACACCGGTCCCGGGATTCAGCCCTCAGACCTCGGCCTGATATTTAACCCTTTTCACCAGGGGGGGCAAACCGGGGAGACCCAGGGAATCGGCACAGGACTGGGGCTCAGTATCGTAAAAAAAATCATCGAGCGGCAGGGGGGCGCCATATGGGCGGAAAGCGAGCCGGGAAGCGGATCGCGCTTTAGTTTCCGCCTGCCGTACACCCTGGGAACCACCTCCCCGGAACCGGGCACCCTGCAGGAGCCTGAATCGCCGGATGAAAAGCGTTTGGAAGGGAAGCGCATTTTGGTGTTTGAAGACAACCCCCTGAATATGAAACTGCTTGAGACCCGGCTGAAAAGCTGGGGGTGCCACGTTTACCGGGCAGAACAGGCTGCCTACGGCATGGCCTTACTTCAGAAGAACCCGGTAGACCTGATCCTGATGGACCTGCACCTGCCGCAGGCAAACGGTTTTGAATTGAGCCGGCAAATCCGCAATCACTCCGAGCCGGGTTTGCAGAATATCCCAATCATCGCGGTAACCGCCGATTTCACCGCCCGGGACGAAGAACGGCGGAAGGCAAGCGGTATCGACGATGTCCTTTTAAAACCCTATGTCCCTGCCGAGCTTTTCGGGAGGCTTGAGTTTTACCTCCAAAATGGAAGGGTTGTCCCAAACGAAGCCCATTCGCGCCCCGAAAAACTGGGGAAGATTGATGTACAGGCACTATGGGCGGAATGCTCAGGGGATATGGACGTCCTGGAGCAATTGATTGGCTTGCTCAAAAATAACCTGCTGGAATTCATCGGGAAAATCCGGTTGCACCTCCCTACTGCCGACTATGCGCAAATCACCGCTGCGGCACACAAGGTAAAGTCAGGCCTGCGGATGGTCCGTGCCGGATACTGGCTGGAACATGTGGAGGCCATACATCAGCTAAGCAAGGAAGAGACGGGCCTGGGGGAAATCGGACAACGATTCGACGAGCTCGCTGAGGATTTTCCCCGGTTAGAAGCCCAGTTGGAGCGGGAGGTGGAAAAATTGAAAAAAGATCAGGGTCATGGCTGA
- a CDS encoding response regulator transcription factor: MAEKKILLAEDDEMLASLLKFRLEKGGYAVSHARDGRQVKEYLESQKADIIISDIMMPYFSGIELVEFLRNELEDSTPVIIMSTAGNESNVLNAFEMGADDFVSKPVSPSELLVRVGKLLRQRAY; this comes from the coding sequence ATGGCTGAAAAGAAAATATTACTTGCAGAAGACGACGAAATGCTGGCTTCCCTGCTCAAATTCCGACTGGAAAAGGGGGGGTACGCTGTATCGCATGCCCGCGACGGACGGCAGGTTAAGGAGTATCTGGAAAGCCAAAAGGCGGATATCATTATCAGCGATATCATGATGCCTTATTTTTCGGGGATTGAGCTGGTGGAATTCCTGCGCAATGAGCTCGAGGATTCGACCCCCGTAATCATTATGTCCACGGCCGGGAATGAATCAAACGTCCTGAATGCCTTTGAAATGGGGGCGGATGACTTTGTGTCCAAGCCGGTCAGCCCGTCCGAACTCCTTGTGCGGGTAGGAAAATTACTGAGACAACGGGCGTATTGA